The sequence GGCTTGGACTCTGCCGGTTTGCTGGCCGGTTTGGCAACTGGTTTGGCAACTGGCTTGACCGGCTCTGCCTTGGCAACCGGCGCAGGCTTGCTTACCGGCTCGGGAACCGGAGCGACCGGCTGCACAGGCTGGACGGGCGCACTGCTGGCAATGGCAGCGGTTGGCGCCGGCGGAACCGGATTGAGCGGCTGCGGAGCGGTCTTGCTGGCGAGCGGCGTCACCGGCGGCGCGGAGGTCGTCACGGTCGGCGGAACGTCAGCGGACGGCATGCCGCCTTCGTCGGCGTCTTCCTGCCCACCAGCCTGCGCCATGGACTCGCGAATCACCGGCTGCGACTGGCCTACCAGCGGCAGCGGCACCGGCTGGTTGGAGCCAGCGAACTCTACCGACGGCCCCGAACCATTGGCAGCCGGCGCCTGAGCACCCGGCTGCGCCTGGCTGGAAGCCTGGGCAGGCGCCTCTGGTTTGCTGGTGCGAGCCTGCATGAACCAGGCCGCAACCACGCCGATGGCAACCACACCCAGCACCAGCAGGTGCTTCTTCGGCAGACGCACGGGGGAAGTGGCAGCCGCCTTGCGGGCACCGCCACGGTCGGCCAGCATCGCCTCGATCAAGGCGTCGCGCGCCACCTGGTTGATCGAGCCCGGCCAGCCGCCGGACTGCTCCTGAATGTCGGCCAGCAAATCGTCGGAAATCAGCTCCCCCCCCTGACCAGCACCCTCAAGGCGCTGCGCCAGGTACTCGCGGGTTTCTTCCTCCGTGTAGGGCTGCAGCTCGATGGCGTGGAAGCGCTCCTCGCCCTCCGAAAGCCCTTCGAGGCGGGAAAGCAGCTCCGGCTCACCGAAGAGGAACACATGCAGGCGGGCTTCGCTGTTACCGGCAGCCAGCAACAGGAGCACCTCGAGCGCGCCGTCGCGTAGCTGCTCGGCATCATCCACCAGCAAGTAGACGTCCTGCCCGGTGATGGCGAGCTGAGCCACCTTGGCAAGAGTCGCCTCGATGCTCACCTGGGTGATGCCCAGGCCCTGCGCCAGCTGACGCATCAGGGTGGCTTCGTCGGCCGCCGAACGACCGGAGATCACCACACTGGAGACGGCATCCTTGTTCGTGCTGGCGACCAGCGCCTGGCGCAGCAGCGTCTTGCCGCTACCCAGTGGACCGGTCACCGCTAGCAGCAGGTGGCTGTAGCGGGCCAGGTGATGCAGCTGACCAAGCACCGGCTTGCGCTGCGCCGGGAAGAACTTGAAGCCGGGCACCCGCGGAGCGAAGGGGTCGTGGCTGAACTGATAGTGGGCCAGGAAGGCCTCATCGGCATGCAAGCTGGACATGGGACCTCAATGTTCTCCTAACTGATCGGCCAGGGCCTGATAATCAGTACGCAGCGTTTCTTCCAGAATTTCACGGGGGAATTCGGCCGTGACCACTGCAGCCCCCATCCCTTGCAACAAGACCAGACGTAGCCGGCCATCGAGTACTTTCTTGTCTACCGCCATGTGCTCAAGGAAATGCTCGACTGTCATTTCCTGCGGCGGCACGATCGGCAACCGCGCTCGACGCAGCAGGCGGATACCGCGGTCGCGCTGCTCGACACTGAGCCACCCTAGACGATGCGACATCTCCAGTGCCATCACGGTTCCGGCAGCCACGGCCTCGCCGTGCAGCCAGACGCCGTACCCCATGTGCGTCTCGATGGCATGGCCGAACGTGTGCCCCAGGTTGAGGGTCGCACGCACGCCGGATTCACGCTCGTCTGCCCCGACGACACGCGCCTTGGCGGCGCAGGAGCGCTCGATAGCTTCGCTCAGTGCGGTAGGCTCGAGCGCCAGTAACTGTTCGATATTCGCTTCCAGCCAAGCCAGGAAGGGCTCGTCGCAGATCAGCCCGTACTTGATGACCTCGGCCAGGCCAGCGGACAGCTCACGCGGCGGCAAAGTGCGCAGCGAAGCGGCATCGATCACCACAGCCTGCGGCTGGTAGAAAGCACCCACCATGTTCTTGCCCAGCGGGTGGTTGATGCCGGTCTTGCCGCCCACCGAAGAGTCCACCTGGGACAACAGCGTGGTCGGCACCTGAATGAAGTCGACACCGCGCTGGTAGCAGGCGGCTGCGAATCCGGTCATGTCACCGATGACACCACCGCCCAGAGCGATCAGCGTAGTCTTGCGGTCATGCCGAGCTTCGAGCAACGCGTCGAAGATCAATTGCAGGGTTTCCCACTGTTTGTACGCCTCGCCATCC is a genomic window of Pseudomonas knackmussii B13 containing:
- the aroB gene encoding 3-dehydroquinate synthase, whose product is MRTLTVDLADRSYPIYIGEGLLDDPHYFAPHIRGKQVAIVTNETIAPLYLERLQKTLSGYAQIAVVLPDGEAYKQWETLQLIFDALLEARHDRKTTLIALGGGVIGDMTGFAAACYQRGVDFIQVPTTLLSQVDSSVGGKTGINHPLGKNMVGAFYQPQAVVIDAASLRTLPPRELSAGLAEVIKYGLICDEPFLAWLEANIEQLLALEPTALSEAIERSCAAKARVVGADERESGVRATLNLGHTFGHAIETHMGYGVWLHGEAVAAGTVMALEMSHRLGWLSVEQRDRGIRLLRRARLPIVPPQEMTVEHFLEHMAVDKKVLDGRLRLVLLQGMGAAVVTAEFPREILEETLRTDYQALADQLGEH
- a CDS encoding AAA family ATPase, with the protein product MSSLHADEAFLAHYQFSHDPFAPRVPGFKFFPAQRKPVLGQLHHLARYSHLLLAVTGPLGSGKTLLRQALVASTNKDAVSSVVISGRSAADEATLMRQLAQGLGITQVSIEATLAKVAQLAITGQDVYLLVDDAEQLRDGALEVLLLLAAGNSEARLHVFLFGEPELLSRLEGLSEGEERFHAIELQPYTEEETREYLAQRLEGAGQGGELISDDLLADIQEQSGGWPGSINQVARDALIEAMLADRGGARKAAATSPVRLPKKHLLVLGVVAIGVVAAWFMQARTSKPEAPAQASSQAQPGAQAPAANGSGPSVEFAGSNQPVPLPLVGQSQPVIRESMAQAGGQEDADEGGMPSADVPPTVTTSAPPVTPLASKTAPQPLNPVPPAPTAAIASSAPVQPVQPVAPVPEPVSKPAPVAKAEPVKPVAKPVAKPASKPAESKPVAKAAAPAKAPVASGGGAGSQWYRSQPAAHYAVQVLGTASEANAKAFISQQGGGEYRYFRKTLQGKPIYVVTYGSFPSRAAAQAAVKGLSAKVQAAKPWPRTFASIQQDIAGSH